From the genome of Sediminibacter sp. Hel_I_10:
CATCTCTTGAAACGTATAAGGATGTACAAGAATACAACGATCAACGAGCCTAAAACAGCCCAGAATGATTCTGTTTTAATATCATCTGCGATAGTTGGGCTCACTTTACTTGACAGTACTTTACCAACACCGTTTTTACCTTGAGAAAAATCTTCATAAGTAATACCTGGCAAGTATTTTTTAAGTCCGTTATAAAGCATGGTTTGCACCTCTTCATCAACTTCTACTGAGTTTTCGTCAACCTTATACTTAGTAGATATTTTTAGTTGATTGTCTGCACCAATAGTTTTAACCTCAACGCTATTAAACACATCTTCCAAATCTGCTGCTACAGTAGCAGAACTTACTGCTTCTGGAAAACGGACTTGATACGTACGACCTCCAACAAAATCAATACCTTGATCTAATTTATTAGTAAATAAAGATGCTAAACTAATTAAGATCATAACACCAGAAATGATGTAAGCGATCTTACGTTTACCAATAAAATTAACGTTATTATTCTTAAATAAGTTTTTAGTGATTCCTGTAGAGAAATCTAAAGACTTATTACGATTTACATACCAGTCTACAAACAGACGTGTAATAAAGATGGCTGTAAATAATGAAGTTACAATACCAATCAATAAGGTTGTAGCAAAACCTTTAATTGGTCCTGTACCAAATACAAACAAGATAATTGCAGTTAAACCTGTAGTAATGTTAGCATCTAAGATAGAAGACAAAGCATTTGAGAAACCATCTTTAACAGCTTCTTTTTGTGATTTACCATTACCTAACTCTTCTCGAATACGTTCAAAAATAAGAACGTTCGCATCTACAGACATACCAATGGTCAATACAATACCAGCTAATCCAGGAAGCGTCAATACTGCACCTAATCCTGAAAGAACACCGAAAATCAATAAAATGTTCAATATTAAAGCAATATCAGCAAATATACCTGCCTTGCCGTAGTATAAAACCATCCAAAGTAATACTAAGGATAAAGCAATCAAAAATGATAATGTACCACTATCAATAGCTTCTTGCCCTAAAGATGGACCAACTTGATCTGCCTGAATAATTTCTGCTCTAGCCGGTAACTTACCTGCTCTTAAAACATTCGCTAAATCTGTTGCTTCTAAAACCGTAAAGTTTCCAGAGATTTCTGTATTACCACCTGAAATAGCACCATTTGATGCTGTTGGAGCAGAATACACAATATCATCTAATACAATCGCAATTTGGCTCCCTTGAGCGGCAGCTCTACCGGTCATTTCTTCCCAAATCTTAGCCCCTTTAGCATTCATTTGCATAGATACTGTTGGCTTGTTGGTTTGGCTATAAGATTGGCGTGCTTCTGTAACAACACCTCCACTTAATTCTGGCTCGTTGTCTCTATTTCCCTTTAGGGCATATAAATCAACGTACTCCTCTCCTGTTTCAGTATCAATAGATGGTAAACCAAAAGCAAATTTAGTGTAACGCGCATCTGCTGGAAGGTTAGCTTTAACCTCATCCATTTCTAGATACGACTTAAATTTATCTCTATCCTCTAATTTTATAGCAAGTATGCCTCCAGTTCTTGGACCACTTACCATTTCAAATAATGGATTGACACCCGTAGTAACATCGGTACTATCTGTTGACGTCTCTCCCAACAAATCATCAATAGTACTGTCGTTTGTTTCTGTTGAATCTTGCTCAACAACTGCCGTTTCTTGCTTAGTTCCTAAAACTGATTTTAAAGTTTCATTGGTATTAGCGAAGAAATCTCCTAAATTTTGGGGAGTTTCTACATCCCAAAACTGCAATTGTGCCGTAGTTGTAATTAACTCTGTAGCACGCTTGATGTCTTTAACACCTGGCAACTCTACCAATACACGACCAGAATTACCTAAACGTTGAATGTTTGGTGAAGTCACACCAAATTGGTCAATACGCTTTCTTAATACTTCAAAAGCAGAGATAATAGACTCATCTACCTTTTCTTCTAATTTGCTTCTCACATCAGCATCGCTCATAGAAATATCGATAACATCATCTAAATTTCTGTTTGCAAAAATATCTGGAGAGGCTAATTTCTGATCTCCTTTTACGTTTTCCCAAGCTTGAAAAAACGATTGAATGTAAGTGTCTTGTGAATCCTTTTGCAATTCTTCAGCATCTGTTAGCGCTTTGTTGAATGCAGGGTCTTTACTGTTATTAGAAAGTCCATAAAGAATGTCACGTACAGAAATCTGTAATATAACATTTAATCCCCCTTTAAGGTCCAAACCAAGGTTCATGGCTTTTTCCTTAACTTCATTTCCTGTAAAAGAAGCGATTCCGATATCGTAAACCTCCTTATTAGAAATAGAGTCAATGTAACGCACTTCAGCTTCGTTTATCGCTTCTGCGTTATCATAATTGCTTGTGGCGTAAGTTTCCGCCTCATTTTCTAACTGGTTACTCTTAAA
Proteins encoded in this window:
- the secDF gene encoding protein translocase subunit SecDF, producing MQNKGLVILFALLFGLVSIYQLSFTFKSNQLENEAETYATSNYDNAEAINEAEVRYIDSISNKEVYDIGIASFTGNEVKEKAMNLGLDLKGGLNVILQISVRDILYGLSNNSKDPAFNKALTDAEELQKDSQDTYIQSFFQAWENVKGDQKLASPDIFANRNLDDVIDISMSDADVRSKLEEKVDESIISAFEVLRKRIDQFGVTSPNIQRLGNSGRVLVELPGVKDIKRATELITTTAQLQFWDVETPQNLGDFFANTNETLKSVLGTKQETAVVEQDSTETNDSTIDDLLGETSTDSTDVTTGVNPLFEMVSGPRTGGILAIKLEDRDKFKSYLEMDEVKANLPADARYTKFAFGLPSIDTETGEEYVDLYALKGNRDNEPELSGGVVTEARQSYSQTNKPTVSMQMNAKGAKIWEEMTGRAAAQGSQIAIVLDDIVYSAPTASNGAISGGNTEISGNFTVLEATDLANVLRAGKLPARAEIIQADQVGPSLGQEAIDSGTLSFLIALSLVLLWMVLYYGKAGIFADIALILNILLIFGVLSGLGAVLTLPGLAGIVLTIGMSVDANVLIFERIREELGNGKSQKEAVKDGFSNALSSILDANITTGLTAIILFVFGTGPIKGFATTLLIGIVTSLFTAIFITRLFVDWYVNRNKSLDFSTGITKNLFKNNNVNFIGKRKIAYIISGVMILISLASLFTNKLDQGIDFVGGRTYQVRFPEAVSSATVAADLEDVFNSVEVKTIGADNQLKISTKYKVDENSVEVDEEVQTMLYNGLKKYLPGITYEDFSQGKNGVGKVLSSKVSPTIADDIKTESFWAVLGSLIVVFLYILIRFKRWQFSLGAVAAVFHDVIIVLGIFSLLYKFMPFSMEIDQAFIAAILTVIGYSLNDTVVVFDRIREVLAERAGFKGGYNINAAINSTLSRTLNTSLTTLVVLIAMFAFGAESLRGLLFALIVGVVVGTYSSVFIATPLMYDTLKNKGVNPDGEIE